Genomic window (Capsicum annuum cultivar UCD-10X-F1 chromosome 10, UCD10Xv1.1, whole genome shotgun sequence):
TAGTCTCAGATACATCGCATGCATGTATATTTCCGCGAGTATTAGGACATGCAAGTATCTGCTAGAAAGGCAAGAAGTGTTAGTGAGTTATTACCATTGAGAAATTGAGAACAAATTCCAAGAGAACATCCAACAGTGCAAACAGTAGTAGTACGGTCTGGAGTTTGAATGTCCTCATGAGTTACAAATGGTGAAAAGCAACCAATGAGGCACACAGCAAGGGATGGAACAGTTGTGGAATCTCTTGCACATTTTGCTGGACATGGTGTACCACAATCTGCAAGGCACTTAGCTACGTCCTCAGGTGTTTTGTTGTTAACTGCACATTGTATTGAACATGGTGTACCACAACCAATGAGGCAGTTAAGTAAGTTGTCTGGAGATCCTCCTTTAGCTGCACATCCTGCCAGACATGTTAATGTACCAGCCATAGCATTGTGCTCTGTCAAAACAACCATTGCAATGAACAACACTACAACAACTTTCATTGCCATTGACAGAGAGttagttattgttcttgtttttttggGTTGGTCTGAAAAATAAGCATGTCATAAGAAACTATTTATAGAGGAAACATATATCATTATactctttttagattattattatatataagatAAGATAATTTGTGTGATGGAGAATCAAGGGAGCAGCCACACCCTTATCCAAAAGTTGTCAACTGAGACTCGATCGACCTTCGAATTCGttggaaaattatattatatatatactctGGGGAGGAGCCACNNNNNNNNNNNNNNNNNNNNNNNNNNNNNNNNNNNNNNNNNNNNNNNNNNNNNNNNNNNNNNNNNNNNNNNNNNNNNNNNNNNNNNNNNNNNNNNNNNNNNNNNNNNNNNNNNNNNNNNNNNNNNNNNNNNNNNNNNNNNNNNNNNNNNNNNNNNNNNNNNNNNNNNNNNNNNNNNNNNNNNNNNNNNNNNNNNNNNNNNNNNNNNNNNNNNNNNNNNNNNNNNNNNNNNNNNNNNNNNNNNNNNNNNNNNNNNNNNNNNNNNNNNNNNNNNNNNNNNNNNNNNNNNNNNNNNNNNNNNNNNNNNNNNNNNNNNNNNNNNNNNNNNNNNNNNNNNNNNNNNNNNNNNNNNNNNNNNNNNNNNNNNNNNNNNNNNNNNNNNNNNNNNNNNNNNNNNNNNNNNNNNNNNNNNNNNNNNNNNNNNNNNNNNNNNNNNNNNNNNNNNNNNNNNNNNNNNNNNNNNNNNNNNNNNNNNNNNNNNNNNNNNNNNNNNNNNNNNNNNNNNNNNNNNNNNNNNNNNNNNNNNNNNNNNNNNNNNNNNNNNNNNNNNNNNNNNNNNNNNNNNNNNNNNNNNNNNNNNNNNNNNNNNNNNNNNNNNNNNNNNNNNNNNNNNNNNNNNNNNNNNNNNNNNNNNNNNNNNNNNNNNNNNNNNNNNNNNNNNNNNNNNNNNNNNNNNNNNNNNNNNNNNNNNNNNNNNNNNNNNNNNNNNNNNNNNNNNNNNNNNNNNNNNNNNNNNNNNNNNNNNNNNNNNNNNNNNNNNNNNNNNNNNNNNNNNNNNNNNNNNNNNNNNNNNNNNNNNNNNNNNNNNNNNNNNNNNNNNNNNNNNNNNNNNNNNNNNNNNNNNNNNNNNNNNNNNNNNNNNNNNNNNNNNNNNNNNNNNNNNNNNNNNNNNNNNNNNNNNNNNNNNNNNNNNNNNNNNNNNNNNNNNNNNNNNNNNNNNNNNNNNNNNNNNNNNNNNNNNNNNNNNNNNNNNNNNNNNNNNNNNNNNNNNNNNNNNNNNNNNNNNNNNNNNNNNNNNNNNNNNNNNNNNNNNNNNNNNNNNNNNNNNNNNNNNNNNNNNNNNNNNNNNNNNNNNNNNNNNNNNNNNNNNNNNNNNNNNNNNNNNNNNNNNNNNNNNNNNNNNNNNNNNNNNNNNNNNNNNNNNNNNNNNNNNNNNNNNNNNNNNNNNNNNNNNNNNNNNNNNNNNNNNNNNNNNNNNNNNNNNNNNNNNNNNNNNNNNNNNNNNNNNNNNNNNNNNNNNNNNNNNNNNNNNNNNNNNNNNNNNNNNNNNNNNNNNNNNNNNNNNNNNNNNNNNNNNNNNNNNNNNNNNNNNNNNNNNNNNNNNNNNNNNNNNNNNNNNNNNNNNNNNNNNNNNNNNNNNNNNNNNNNNNNNNNNNNNNNNNNNNNNNNNNNNNNNNNNNNNNNNNNNNNNNNNNNNNNNNNNNNNNNNNNNNNNNNNNNNNNNNNNNNNNNNNNNNNNNNNNNNNNNNNNNNNNNNNNNNNNNNNNNNNNNNNNNNNNNNNNNNNNNNNNNNNNNNNNNNNNNNNNNNNNNNNNNNNNNNNNNNNNNNNNNNNNNNNNNNNNNNNNNNNNNNNNNNNNNNNNNNNNNNNNNNNNNNNNNNNNNNNNNNNNNNNNNNNNNNNNNNNNNNNNNNNNNNNNNNNNNNNNNNNNNNNNNNNNNNNNNNNNNNNNNNNNNNNNNNNNNNNNNNNNNNNNNNNNNNNNNNNNNNNNNNNNNNNNNNNNNNNNNNNNNNNNNNNNNNNNNNNNNNNNNNNNNNNNNNNNNNNNNNNNNNNNNNNNNNNNNNNNNNNNNNNNNNNNNNNNNNNNNNNNNNNNNNNNNNNNNNNNNNNNNNNNNNNNNNNNNNNNNNNNNNNNNNNNNNNNNNNNNNNNNNNNNNNNNNNNNNNNNNNNNNNNNNNNNNNNNNNNNNNNNNNNNNNNNNNNNNNNNNNNNNNNNNNNNNNNNNNNNNNNNNNNNNNNNNNNNNNNNNNNNNNNNNNNNNNNNNNNNNNNNNNNNNNNNNNNNNNNNNNNNNNNNNNNNNNNNNNNNNNNNNNNNNNNNNNNNNNNNNNNNNNNNNNNNNNNNNNNNNNNNNNNNNNNNNNNNNNNNNNNNNNNNNNNNNNNNNNNNNNNNNNNNNNNNNNNNNNNNNNNNNNNNNNNNNNNNNNNNNNNNNNNNNNNNNNNNNNNNNNNNNNNNNNNNNNNNNNNNNNNNNNNNNNNNNNNNNNNNNNNNNNNNNNNNNNNNNNNNNNNNNNNNNNNNNNNNNNNNNNNNNNNNNNNNNNNNNNNNNNNNNNNNNNNNNNNNNNNNNNNNNNNNNNNNNNNNNNNNNNNNNNNNNNNNNNNNNNNNNNNNNNNNNNNNNNNNNNNNNNNNNNNNNNNNNNNNNNNNNNNNNNNNNNNNNNNNNNNNNNNNNNNNNNNNNNNNNNNNNNNNNNNNNNNNNNNNNNNNNNNNNNNNNNNNNNNNNNNNNNNNNNNNNNNNNNNNNNNNNNNNNNNNNNNNNNNNNNNNNNNNNNNNNNNNNNNNNNNNNNNNNNNNNNNNNNNNNNNNNNNNNNNNNNNNNNNNNNNNNNNNNNNNNNNNNNNNNNNNNNNNNNNNNNNNNNNNNNNNNNNNNNNNNNNNNNNNNNNNNNNNNNNNNNNNNNNNNNNNNNNNNNNNNNNNNNNNNNNNNNNNNNNNNNNNNNNNNNNNNNNNNNNNNNNNNNNNNNNNNNNNNNNNNNNNNNNNNNNNNNNNNNNNNNNNNNNNNNNNNNNNNNNNNNNNNNNNNNNNNNNNNNNNNNNNNNNNNNNNNNNNNNNNNNNNNNNNNNNNNNNNNNNNNNNNNNNNNNNNNNNNNNNNNNNNNNNNNNNNNNNNNNNNNNNNNNNNNNNNNNNNNNNNNNNNNNNNNNNNNNNNNNNNNNNNNNNNNNNNNNNNNNNNNNNNNNNNNNNNNNNNNNNNNNNNNNNNNNNNNNNNNNNNNNNNNNNNNNNNNNNNNNNNNNNNNNNNNNNNNNNNNNNNNNNNNNNNNNNNNNNNNNNNNNNNNNtcatatattttaggagtctagttaatataataaaaacaattaaagaaaatagtgaaaaaatagttttagggtcttttaatgaaagataaaaagtccaaatcacttttctaatgatcttcacactttaatatattatatatatagattatagattatagatatagatatagctatagatataaattataaattataaattatagattgggaaagaatttaattgtaggaaATTGAAGATGTTTTTTGGTTGAAAGAAATCAAGTAGGAATCAAAtaggataaaaaaaaaatggatgtttaaacaaagtaggaaaaaaaatatggTGGGAAATTGGCTAAATTTGGGTAGAAAGGCAACAAAAAAAACGGGTAGGAAATTGGCTAAATTTGGGTAGAATTAATTAATTGTAGCAAaaagttagtatatttattttaaacaatttaattgtaggaaaaaaaggtaaaaaatggTTTTGTCTAAAACGaactcttttaatgaaggacaaaaagttcaattcatttttctaaaggcttcacacttttaatatattataaattataaattatagattatagatatagatataatgGTATTTAGTATTTATTAATTTCTTATGAACTTTTTGGCAAGTAAAGCCGcatgaaaatatttcaatatatCTTGTAAGAAATTTCTAGAAAAgaatttgtgaaaaagaaaattaatcatttcaattctttcgttcttaatttaatttcttcATATGTACTTATTTTTTCTACTTTCTTTCTGATTGTTGTCTCcttattaattattgttattgtCGATTACAGATATTGGATATATAACCTCGCCCCAAACCCAAATTAAAATTGTAAATGAAAAATTTTTGGACCAAACCAAATATACCTGAATATTTAAGATGTTATCTCTAGATCAGAATACTGAATGattaatgttatttattttttattgtttgaatgcacataattatttatttataataaaaattaaataaaaactacTAACTATCAAAAAATGTAAAGttagtaaaataaaattattatttgattaaaaaataaaatattatgtttgATAGTGATAGTAATAGTAATGATTGGTGTAAGATACTAGtaatgataatagtaataattGTGTTGATGGACATAAGTATCGGTAGCTGATGTTGTAATGACTGACGTTGTGGTGGTAATTGATGGTAATGGGGTGGTTGTAATATTGATGAAGTTGATAGATGCTAGTAGTTGCCTATGGATCGATGATAGTTGGCGACTATGACAATTGTGATGATGTAGATGGTTGATGGTCGAAATTGCCTATGACAGAGAGTTAGAGGTAGCAACGAAGGTGACGACAATGACggtaataataaatataattataaaaataaaaatcgtACAGATATAACGACTGACAGTAATATTACaatataaaatagtaatgaaaattatcatcataaaatatactttaattatattataattttgttcAAAATCTTAATAATGAAAAtctatacaaataaataaatactccTAATAGCCTAAGATTTAAATAATTCagattcaaaaatcaaaaattcaaagtgaaaGGTGAAAATAGTTTCAAACAGCCAAAATAAATATGATCTTTGGGATATGCAACCAATCATTcttactcttttattttttgtttttttactttaaataatattatcTGATATTATGGGAAAGTGTAATTGTAAATGGAGCCAAATTCAACATGTGTTTTTCtgtcaaaaaaaaaagacaatgtcAGACTGATTGGTcaattcagtttttatttttaaatttgtttaggaCCATTCTTGATAgaccattaaaaaaaaataaccaccTAATCCAAttaattttaaatcacaaattaaTATTGTCTTTATAATTTAAGTCACATAACTATTAGTTAGTTATAATAACTtgttgttttggatatggttgattgGGATGATTGTGCAgtaaaaattgatgataaagatAATTGATAGTGATGATAAGTGACGAAGGTATGATCATGATGTATAATCTAGTTTATATCATGAAAAGTGATGTTATAGATGATCGGCGATTGTGGCTGATAATAGTGGTGAAAATAAGTGGCGGTTTGATAATAGTAGTTAATAGTTGTGGAAGAGGTTGATAATGACAGGTTGGAGAGGTAATCAATTGTAGCGATTGTGCATAAATTCACTAACTAAAAAGAGTGAATGATTTGGTGGTAAATTCAAATCATGTATCGCCTCTAAGTCGATAAGGATTCAAAGAGATTCGTTTTAAGATTTACAGAACTAAGTTGAATTCATAGAAACTAAGAAGCACTTCATAAATTCGAACTTCAATTCTTCTTTTCGATTTCGAacttctttttgttgtttttcattatattGATCCATGAATTAGCCCAACCCAATCTCATAAGGCTAGTGGGCTATCTTGTGCTGGACTTAAGAACCCCAGATTTAAATGTAGTACGAAAATGTCATCCCAATTCTACCTAATTAGCTAGCTAGATTGGACTGGACACACGAGTGACAGGTAAATCTCAAATTGACAACTCTATTAATGTGTGTGTTGTGACTTCATTTTAAAGGATCCCTCTAGAATACCTATACTTATTTCATGTCTGtttgatatacatgaaaatttagGTAAATAGAGGGTCCATATAGCACAAAGCTAAAGGTGATGGGGTAAGTAATTGctcatatagttattttttctatttatacatTATAGATTAATACTTGTAAATAATTTGTCTTTAAGCCCTTGTGGCATGATGTTATCGGATCACCAACAAGGTTTGTAGTATAATGATAGGTACTTTTTTTATTACTAATCAGAGATATTAGACTTGAGCCCTGATATATGTGGAGTCATCTTTGTTAGAGGGAACTTTGTGCCTCAATGTGAAACTTTTATGTGTGTACTAATTTAATCGaatctcaatatatatatatatcagataccgaatcattattttattaataagaCAACATTCTTATTCCAATAAAGCACAATACATTACACGCGCTCTTTAATTTGACCTAAGCTAACATATATGCCCTTCAACTTCGAATTTAAGTAGGCACCTGCTTAGGATTTGATTTTACTCCACCATCAATGTGAGATATAAATTCTGCGATTTATCCCCAACCAAACATAGAACAAAGTCATCTTAAAATTAATCTAGGAGAAGTTATCTCTTATCCCCCATCTGAAATGAGCTCTTATACTAGTATAAAATTGAACAAGTGGACACACGCATTCTATATGGCATAATGCATGCAACATGCCGCATAAGATGAACATGCctacttattcaactttatataagTACTTATTTATACAAACCCAAATTTGAAAGACATATATATCAGCTGAGACAAGTTAAAAaacatgtttatatattatgccttctactaaaaataaaaaagttttttttttttttgacaaaaggTAACATTTTGTATATTAATCATCAGCACAAGGTTGGTACCCAAAAGTTTACAATCTATTCAGAGTTGTAGGAATAACggcaaaagagaaaaaaatgaaaaagaaaacttattcctaGTAGGGGTGGACATTCGATTTGTTCGatttgattgtttaatatcggtaTGATTTTCAATTTTCGGATTGACGAAACTGACAAccgtaaccaaaccaaaattatttaggtttggttcgattttaacaaaattaattcGGTTAtttcgattttttattttgattttgaagattaaagtagtcaatctttctttgtcatgaccggccatttaaaattggtgatttttttagaaaaataattttttcaaacctattttttattctcaaatataaataactcaacatgtataaaatgatatgaaataactataagtttaacataataaataactgcattatgcataagtttgcataaacagaacacaaaagtcataaaaatagttcataaaacaACTAACACAAATTGTTTCTATATAAACAGTCCAAAGTCACTAGAAAACAGTCCATAAAATAGTCTGATCGCTAAAACAAcccataaataaaatttatcagcCATTATGGTTCCTTTTCTGACCAACTAAGAACATCAAAACTCCACGGATgacattttttcaatatttagagcATATTCTATTGAAATCTATCCTATCCAATAACATGAACCTGCAAATAcatttaaacttaaaaaaaatctaaCTAAACAAAATATGaagttcaaaactaataaacaagTAAGAATTAAAAtcagataaaataataaataataaataaatatcataataaacgATGGAGTGAAATAACATATTTCTTCCCCAGACACTTGCAAGTTTAATTCAAAACAGAAAGTAGCAGTGGAATAACTTACTGGAAcatttacaaccaaagaaaaCAATTCTTTTTTCGAAGAAACCTGGAAACTAATAAATCCGTGAACATTTACAACCTTGAACTGTTTAGAATTGCAACTTTGAAGTGCGAACATTTTCAAGTTGGAACTCCAAATACTCACAATTTCTCAACAAAATAGTTTTACCAAAAACTTAGAAGTCAATTTCAGAAGGCTACTGGTACTATGTCCAACAGTACTGGTACTATGTCCAACAGTACAGGTACTATGTCCAATAGCTAGGATCAATTTTCTTGTATTTTAACTCTTACATTAAAAAGATTAGTAAAAATGATATTATACAAGACCTCATTCCAAAGAGAAAGCAGAATCAACAAAACCCAAAGAATAGGAAAAAAGATTAGTACAATGAATTATACAATACCTCACTCACTATTATCTCTGTGACAAACAAAACTCAATGGGTGATGGCCCCAACTACAATAATTAGCATTAGTGATAATTGAATGCCCCATTAACTTTAAATCATCCACTGCTTTTCTCTTTGATTTATTTAGTGAGAGAACAAAGGGCAATAAGAATGAACAAAAGCTAAAGCTTACTAAGTTATATGCTTATCTTATCTGGATATAAAATACCCAAGGACATTCGAGTCAAATCACGTAAACAGAATGATCTTGTCCAAATTGACAATCATTTTCGATCTCagatgaaaatcttgaaatttacAAGCAGCCTAAATAGAATAAGTTAAATGTTTTCGAGTCGATTATTAAGATAATTCAGAGATAACTTTTAAGTTGTATCAAGTCAAAAAAAACAGCATAGGGTTTGTTAAGAGAAAAATATGATAGCAGAATAAACCAAAATGAGTAGCACAATTTACAGTAAGCTAACAACTCCGGTATAGTAGAAGTAAAAGTAGAAGAAGAACCCAAAAACACACTTATCTATAATCAACCATAATTCATATTTGCTAATTGACAAACTACACATCAATAATGCTAGACTCAGTTCCACTGCAAGTCATTTCTGAAAAAATATAAGACACTTATTAATTGCTAGTTGATATGcaatataaataagaaattattttcaatataatgaatacaaaatcataaaattcttacCAACTTCAAGTTGCTCACGATAATCTGAATCTTCCTCGATATTAATTGAAATAGGTTCACATCTAAGTCAATCTTGAAGACAAATAAGAGATTGCACTAGGTTAGGAGTTAATGAACTCCTAAAGGGATCAATAACAGGCTTCCGTGGTAAATGCACATTCGAATGCGACACTGGACATGAAAATGGATAACACATCACGAGCCATCTCCACGAGAATGAAAAATCTCGGCTCATTAACTTTTCACCAAcctaatatatcaaaaaaatttgaatctaGCTCAATTTCTTCAGCAAGATATTTTTCCAACTCAGATTTACTGCTTGAACCTCCATTAATTTCTTTATGCTTCTCAAGTTGTTGTTTTGTTTTCATTGTTTCTCTTCTTTAAAAATTTCTATAACTACTTACAGATGAACAGTTTccagaataagaagaagaagatgaaaagatTTTTGTTTTCTTAACATAATGTTCAAAGAAGGCTTTCATATATGTCTCCACTGATTCAGACAACTTGTCTCCAATTCTTTTTCAAACATGTCCACAATTGCAAAAGGAACACATTCTAGTTTGTTTCGAAAATTCAACACAGATGAAATAAAgatcattttattctttttctctaGATCACCCCAAtactttctgaaatttttcctcaTATTTGTTGCCATTTTTTCAAATTAGAATCTTCATTTTCTATCAATCcctttcaaaatcaaatcaagcTTAACAATTTCCACAAAGTACACACTGTTAGTAACATATTCTAAACAAAAAACTTTCAAAATAAGATtataaaaagtttttcaaaaattttaccatTATCCTTACATTTTTCCGGACCTCACTTGTAAAGGCGCCTGCATTAGTTCCATCTTTACAAGGAGAGGTACAAAGATAATCCAAAAAAACATTATCATAGAAACTATATCTTCAAATGCAAGCTCAAAATATTGTGTTGTTTCAAGCATCAAGTATGTAAAATACCACCTAGTAGGAACATCTAAACATAAAGATTTCTTACAAGTTATCAATTGAGATTCACAGCATTCTTTGAACTTTTTAACTCTCGCAGCAGACTGTTTAACATACTTCACACTTGTCTCACTCGCTTGACAGATTTATCAATTTCCTTCAGTCCATTTTGCATAATAAGATTAAGAATATGTGTCATACACCTCACATGAAGATGTTGACCCTCCATTATGTTAGTTCCCTAATTATTTAATTGTTTAGACATTTCTATCACTGCGACAACATTGGAATTAGCATTATCAATTGTAATACTAAAAACAGTATTCAAAACCCATTCAAGCAAACAATTAGTAATGGAAGCAGCCACATCAACACCTTTATGACTAAAAATCGAACAGAAATTTAGCACTCTTTTATGCAATTTCCAATTTGTATCTATAAAGTGAGTTGTTAGTCACATGTAGTTGATCTTTTGTATAGACGTTCAAGTATTTGTCGTAAGACAAATTTTTGAACGTACATTTTTGAAAACctttttcaaaacttgtttctatttatagtagaacTGAGCAATTTCTTGTCAAGGTTCCACGAGAAGGAATATGAAAGTGTGGGGTTGTGACTCTCATGAAATTTTTAAAGCCTTTCTTTTCAACAAAACTAAATGGTAACTCATCAACAACTATCATTTGGGCTAAAGCTTTCTTACTTCATCCTTGATTAAATGTCCAAGTACCCAGCGCCCCTTTCTTTTTACCTGCGGAAGATGATAGAAAAACTAGTTTTGTTTGACTATCTTTAACATTAACATTAGGACGGTAAGGACATAACTTTAGCATAAGACTATTCATTGACGAAGTACCACTAGCACTTGAAGCAGCAGCCTAAATTTTTTCATAATACTTACATTTTGCTTTAGTAGCTTCAGTTTTTTCATCAACGATCTTGTCAAACCACTGACAATATTTTGCCCTAGGTTCcatgatcttttttttttctttaaaggtTTAGCTTCAACAACAGTTTCAACTTCATTTAGAgatgaaattgaaatattttcatttgacaCTCCACCTTCACTTACCCTACTTTCAGTTTGTGAAAATgaaacaatttatttattaattttcaaccTTTAGCCTTAAACGATTAAACtatcaattcaaataaaaaaattataaaaaatactgaattaGACATATTGTGAAGCTGACAATGACAGGTCGTCGGAATAACTAGTCGTCAGAAACAGCAAACTCACACTTACAGTGACAGTGATCGCCAAAACAACAATTTTGATGGGTTGAGACGAAGCCGTTAATAGCAGTGGGTGGTGGCGGCAACAACTTTAACCATGAGACGACGTTCTCGACCTCGAGGCATCGCTGAAACAAACAACGATCAGGGTTGTCGCTAAACTGTAGATGTTGATGTGACGTGCATGGCGGCAGCGACTGCCGACGATAGTGGCCGGTAAGTAAGTGACGAAATCGATTTAAATTTGAAACCTAAATCGATTTCATCATCGATTTAAAAATGaaccaaaattaaaatttgaaacttaaatCGATTTCGTCACTGACCCACTGGCCACTACCATCGGTAGTCGCTGCCGCCATCGTCGTCACATCAACGGCTATAGTTCAGTGATAACACTGATCGTTGTTTGTTTCAACGACGCCTCGAGGTTGAGAACTTTGGCTCACGGTTAAAGTTGTTGCCTCCACCACGCACTGTCGTCAACGGCTTCGTCTCAACCCACCGGAGTTGTTGTTTGAGCGTCCACTATCACTGTGAGTGAGTGAGTGAGTGTGAATTTGTTATTTCTGACAACTAGTTATTCAAGCGATCTGTCACTGTCAGCTTCACAATATGTCTAATCTGaaacttttttttatgatttttcatttgaaTTGATAGTTTAACTGTTTAAGGCTAAAggttaaaattaataaataaattatttcattttcacATATTGAAAGTAGGGTAAGTGAAGGTGGAGCgacaaatgaaaatatttcagtTTCATCTCCAAATGAAGTTGAAACTGTCGTTGAAGCTGAACCCTTTAAAAAAAAGGTCATGGAACCTAAGACAAAATATTGGCAGTGGTTTGACAAGATGGTTGATGAAAAAACTGAAGCTACTAAAGAAAAATGTAAGTATTGTGGAAAACTTTATGTTGTTGCTTCAAGTGTTAGTGGTACTTTGTCAATGAATAATCATATGCTAAAGTTATGTCCTTACCGCCCTAATGTTAGTGTTAAAGATAGTcaa
Coding sequences:
- the LOC107844903 gene encoding uncharacterized protein LOC107844903, coding for MAMKVVVVLFIAMVVLTEHNAMAGTLTCLAGCAAKGGSPDNLLNCLIGCGTPCSIQCAVNNKTPEDVAKCLADCGTPCPAKCARDSTTVPSLAVCLIGCFSPFVTHEDIQTPDRTTTVCTVGCSLGICSQFLNDEEMFGACMKSCGNNHCAIGGNYIASFRESLRR